A genomic stretch from Corynebacterium sp. 21KM1197 includes:
- a CDS encoding CAP domain-containing protein: MFSLRKTVKTLSSAALATAVLIVPAQAAQAFNCSDAHVVSVVNATNDYRTANGLKKVNCDNHLTAESQEWAETMRDTKNFDHDPNTRTAENIAYYGYQPKPGNVVQDWIDSPGHRANVLDKDAEIIGVGWAQDEKKRTYAVQRFW; this comes from the coding sequence ATGTTCTCCCTGCGCAAGACCGTTAAGACCCTCTCCTCCGCCGCTCTGGCCACCGCCGTTTTGATCGTTCCGGCACAGGCGGCCCAGGCCTTTAACTGCTCCGACGCCCACGTGGTCAGCGTGGTGAACGCCACCAACGATTACCGCACCGCCAACGGCCTGAAGAAGGTGAACTGCGATAACCACCTCACCGCCGAGTCCCAGGAGTGGGCGGAGACCATGCGCGACACCAAGAACTTCGATCACGACCCGAACACCCGCACCGCCGAGAACATCGCCTACTACGGCTATCAGCCCAAGCCTGGGAACGTGGTACAGGATTGGATCGACTCACCCGGGCACCGCGCCAACGTGCTGGACAAGGACGCCGAGATCATCGGCGTGGGCTGGGCCCAGGACGAAAAGAAGCGCACCTATGCGGTGCAGCGCTTCTGGTAA